From a region of the Neobacillus niacini genome:
- a CDS encoding sensor histidine kinase yields MFNLAALMLEKVGIIVIVAFLLSQMKSFRHIIQTKHNTNERILLILLFGAFGIISNYTGVEVHYNSINRATWLSELEHESALANTRVMGVVIGGLLGGPIVGVGAGLIAGIHRYTLGGFTAFSCAISTILAGIIAGYFGRKRKLMGKQITAGFAVMIGMILESVQMLLILVFAKPFEQAWSLVEFISLPMIFGNGLGTLLFMFIIRAIKRDKEVTRANQTNLAFLIADQTLPYFRQGLNIHSCGEIAEIMLKLTDADAVSVTDDHQVLAHVGAASDHHIPKSKPETGLTKKVLESGNISIARSKKEILCVHHDCPLEAAIVLPLKVKNKIVGTLKMYYTKPEKLDKVQQELAEGLANLFSTQLELAEAERQTKLLKDAEIKALQAQIHPHFLFNSINTISALCRTDADKARKLLLELSSFFRGNLQGARQMLLPLEKELANVRAYLSLEQTRFPNKYFVDFQIEPGLEELLIPPFTLQPLVENAIHYGFPRSKSEGKITIRIFFESNQLKIIVTDNGKGIPRDRIEVLGKQIVDSKKGNGTAIFNINERLKGIYNGQAYLTIESQVDHGTTVTISIPHDYKGVFDLNA; encoded by the coding sequence ATGTTTAATTTAGCAGCATTAATGCTTGAAAAGGTCGGTATCATAGTCATTGTGGCTTTTTTGCTTTCGCAAATGAAGTCATTTCGTCATATTATTCAAACCAAACACAATACAAATGAGAGAATCTTGCTTATTTTACTTTTTGGTGCCTTCGGGATCATTAGTAATTATACAGGGGTTGAAGTTCATTATAATTCTATTAATAGAGCGACGTGGCTTTCTGAATTAGAACATGAGAGTGCGCTGGCAAATACAAGAGTGATGGGGGTTGTCATAGGTGGTTTGCTTGGAGGCCCAATTGTTGGTGTTGGTGCAGGATTGATTGCTGGAATTCATCGTTACACGCTTGGCGGTTTCACCGCATTTTCCTGCGCAATTTCTACTATCTTAGCTGGGATTATTGCAGGTTACTTTGGAAGAAAAAGAAAACTTATGGGAAAACAAATTACTGCAGGTTTTGCTGTCATGATAGGCATGATATTGGAATCCGTACAAATGTTACTCATTCTTGTTTTTGCTAAACCGTTTGAACAAGCATGGAGCCTTGTAGAGTTTATTAGCTTACCGATGATATTTGGCAATGGATTAGGTACATTGCTATTTATGTTCATAATTAGAGCAATTAAACGTGATAAAGAGGTTACTCGTGCAAATCAAACCAACCTGGCCTTTCTTATTGCCGATCAAACCCTGCCATATTTTCGACAAGGCTTGAATATCCATTCCTGCGGGGAGATAGCGGAAATTATGCTAAAACTAACCGATGCTGATGCGGTTTCAGTTACAGATGACCATCAAGTCCTAGCTCATGTCGGCGCAGCGTCAGACCACCATATCCCTAAGTCAAAACCGGAGACCGGTTTGACAAAAAAAGTGCTTGAAAGCGGCAATATTTCAATAGCAAGATCGAAGAAAGAGATTCTCTGCGTTCATCATGATTGTCCTTTAGAAGCAGCCATTGTGCTGCCGTTAAAGGTTAAAAATAAAATCGTCGGTACTTTAAAAATGTACTATACTAAGCCGGAAAAATTAGATAAGGTGCAGCAGGAATTAGCGGAAGGACTTGCTAATCTCTTTTCTACACAGCTGGAGCTTGCAGAAGCAGAAAGACAGACGAAGCTATTGAAAGATGCAGAAATCAAAGCCTTACAGGCACAAATCCATCCGCACTTTTTATTTAATAGTATCAATACGATCTCAGCACTTTGTCGAACAGATGCAGATAAAGCTCGGAAGTTACTGTTGGAGCTCAGTTCATTTTTTCGCGGAAATCTCCAAGGAGCCAGGCAGATGCTCCTTCCGCTGGAGAAGGAATTGGCAAATGTCAGGGCTTATCTATCTTTGGAACAGACCCGTTTTCCAAATAAGTACTTCGTAGATTTTCAAATTGAACCAGGTCTTGAAGAGCTGCTGATTCCGCCGTTTACCCTGCAGCCATTGGTGGAAAATGCAATTCATTATGGCTTTCCCCGAAGTAAATCTGAAGGGAAAATCACCATCCGGATATTTTTCGAGAGTAATCAACTGAAGATTATTGTTACGGATAACGGAAAGGGCATTCCTAGAGATAGGATTGAAGTGTTAGGGAAGCAAATCGTAGATTCTAAAAAAGGAAATGGTACAGCTATTTTTAATATAAATGAACGTCTTAAAGGAATTTACAATGGTCAAGCCTATTTAACTATTGAGAGTCAAGTGGACCATGGAACAACAGTCACAATTTCCATTCCGCACGATTATAAAGGAGTTTTTGATCTGAATGCTTAA
- a CDS encoding TetR/AcrR family transcriptional regulator: MHYTTERTRRQIIQSFIHVLQTKRFSSITIKDICDDALIHRTTFYRYYEDKYSLLRDFIYHLSEEIISRNKKSNTDTFRFLVDYVEDHFVLFENTLLGSEGHIFFKSMVKIASDIMREHSKTGDDPISTKINQSKYPDVMCGF; this comes from the coding sequence ATGCACTATACGACTGAACGGACACGACGCCAAATTATACAAAGCTTTATACATGTGTTGCAAACGAAAAGATTCTCTTCAATCACGATAAAAGATATATGTGATGATGCATTGATTCATCGGACTACGTTTTATCGTTATTATGAAGATAAGTACAGTCTGTTAAGAGATTTTATTTATCATTTATCTGAAGAGATTATTAGCAGAAATAAAAAATCGAATACTGACACTTTTAGGTTTCTAGTTGATTATGTCGAAGACCATTTTGTGTTATTTGAAAACACTTTGTTAGGGTCTGAAGGGCATATATTTTTCAAAAGCATGGTGAAAATTGCAAGTGATATTATGCGTGAACACTCCAAAACAGGAGATGACCCGATATCAACTAAAATCAATCAGTCGAAGTATCCTGATGTGATGTGTGGTTTCTAA
- a CDS encoding CC/Se motif family (seleno)protein has translation MNVELDTESKQWLKSKGNQLTVKTLEVKACYAPGIQELAAVPGKPKTLNQFNEVIIDNLSIYVQKSIRGKEKLILKLSGFGFFKSISAKLQ, from the coding sequence ATGAATGTTGAATTGGATACTGAATCAAAACAGTGGTTAAAGTCAAAAGGCAATCAATTGACCGTAAAAACCCTTGAGGTAAAGGCTTGTTATGCTCCAGGTATTCAGGAACTAGCTGCAGTCCCTGGAAAACCTAAAACGTTAAATCAATTTAATGAGGTTATAATCGATAATTTATCTATCTATGTACAAAAAAGTATTAGAGGCAAGGAGAAACTTATACTTAAATTATCTGGTTTCGGTTTCTTTAAATCTATTTCCGCAAAGCTTCAATGA
- a CDS encoding MMPL family transporter: MVSNGLKGNDLSDAKFGTSGPSATTKDMNDVLSRDLNRSTTIVIIGVLLVLFFIIRSFWTPVFITASLLGSYYAAMFIINYIFIDLQGLEGISSFVPFFSFIIIVALGVDYSIFLMMRFKEYPHMSQKEAIVTASRHIGGVIIAAVIILGGTFATLMPSGIILLSELAIAVITGLIVLCFVLLPLFLPAMIALPDTLVNLFSRKKKADLNLEEKVI, from the coding sequence GTGGTTTCTAATGGACTGAAGGGCAATGATCTTTCAGATGCTAAGTTTGGCACTTCTGGACCAAGTGCTACAACCAAAGATATGAATGATGTTTTAAGCAGGGATTTAAACAGATCGACGACGATTGTCATTATCGGAGTTTTGCTGGTACTGTTCTTCATTATTCGGTCGTTCTGGACACCAGTTTTCATAACGGCATCGCTTTTAGGTTCCTACTATGCGGCGATGTTCATCATAAATTATATATTTATAGATTTGCAGGGGCTTGAAGGGATTTCCTCCTTTGTTCCTTTCTTCTCGTTTATCATTATTGTCGCCTTGGGAGTAGACTACAGTATCTTTTTAATGATGCGCTTTAAAGAATACCCTCATATGTCGCAGAAGGAGGCAATTGTTACGGCTTCAAGACATATAGGCGGTGTCATTATTGCTGCAGTCATCATCCTTGGAGGCACATTTGCGACACTTATGCCTTCTGGAATCATCCTTTTATCTGAATTGGCCATAGCGGTCATTACAGGACTGATTGTACTTTGCTTTGTACTGCTTCCTCTCTTTTTACCAGCTATGATCGCCCTGCCAGATACCTTGGTGAACCTATTCTCTAGAAAAAAGAAAGCTGACTTAAATTTAGAGGAAAAAGTAATATAA
- a CDS encoding LytR/AlgR family response regulator transcription factor: MLKAYIVDDEPLARDELKYLLLRSKQVVVLGESDCVEDAIADILGLKPDLVFLDIELADESGLDLAKQLEKLNPAPATVFATAYDEFALMAFELNAVDYILKPFDEERIGKTLKKIKKMKKIGDQDFPIYSSEKNLQNGKIAVLVDERIILLPNADIVYLESSEGKCTIETMDQRYTVSEALVVLEKKLPNTEFLRVHRSFIVNIDHIVEIEPWFNSTYNLIMKNDSKVPVSRTYVKELKQMLGF; the protein is encoded by the coding sequence ATGCTTAAAGCTTACATAGTGGATGATGAACCTTTAGCAAGAGATGAATTAAAATACTTGCTGTTACGCAGCAAGCAGGTAGTCGTTTTAGGTGAAAGTGACTGTGTCGAGGATGCCATTGCAGATATACTTGGGCTAAAACCAGATCTTGTCTTTTTAGATATTGAACTGGCTGATGAGAGCGGATTGGACTTAGCGAAGCAATTAGAAAAACTTAACCCGGCTCCAGCGACGGTTTTTGCTACAGCTTACGATGAATTTGCCCTTATGGCCTTTGAATTAAACGCGGTGGATTATATATTAAAACCCTTTGATGAAGAACGGATTGGTAAAACTCTGAAAAAAATTAAAAAGATGAAAAAAATTGGAGATCAGGATTTTCCCATTTATTCCTCTGAGAAAAACCTCCAAAATGGAAAAATTGCCGTCCTTGTCGATGAAAGAATTATTTTACTACCCAATGCTGACATTGTTTATTTAGAATCCAGTGAGGGTAAGTGCACAATCGAAACAATGGACCAAAGGTACACAGTAAGTGAGGCACTCGTTGTATTAGAGAAAAAGTTACCTAACACCGAATTTCTTCGCGTCCACCGCAGTTTCATTGTAAACATCGATCATATAGTAGAAATAGAGCCTTGGTTTAACTCTACCTATAATTTAATCATGAAAAACGACTCAAAAGTTCCCGTAAGCCGGACCTATGTAAAAGAATTGAAGCAGATGTTAGGGTTTTAA
- a CDS encoding carbon starvation protein A has product MNAISIVVGSICILLIVYRLYGTFMAAKVLKLNDSKPTPAQKLEDGQDYVPTNKWVVFGHHFAAIAAAGPLVGPILAAQFGYLPGLLWLLIGAVIGGAVHDTVVLFASMRRDGKSLSEVAKEELGPVAGFCTGLAMLFIITITMAGLSMVVLGALERNPWGTFAVGITIPIAMGVGLYHKKTGNLKLATTVGFILIMAAIVWGPNIQGTWLGDLLTLEKSTLALILPIYAFFAAALPVWLLLAPRDYLSTFMKIGVFAALIVGVFIVNPEVQFPAFTDFINGGGPVVAGPVWPFISITIACGAISGFHAFVGSGTTPKMVSRWSDIKGVAFGAMLVECLVAIMALIAAISLQPGDYFAINSSPEKFATLGMETVNLNELEEKVGMDLEGRTGGAVTLAVGMTYIFTAVPFFAKLASYFYQFVILFEAVFILTAIDSGTRVARYLIQDFLGDFIKPLKRTDSLGANIFASALACFVWGYLLFSGDISSVWALFGVSNQLMASIGLIVGATVVLKIAEKRWYMLTCLIPLAYLFVTVMVAGYWMVKNVYFNADNAGFSVLNGILSIVMLILGIVIMVTSINKWIKFWKIPQNVLVKQSEKEVA; this is encoded by the coding sequence ATGAATGCGATTTCAATCGTAGTAGGTTCAATATGTATCCTCTTAATCGTTTATCGTTTATATGGCACATTTATGGCGGCAAAGGTTTTGAAGCTTAATGATTCAAAGCCGACACCTGCTCAGAAATTAGAAGATGGTCAAGATTATGTACCGACAAATAAATGGGTTGTATTTGGTCACCATTTTGCTGCGATTGCTGCAGCAGGCCCTTTAGTTGGTCCAATTCTGGCAGCACAATTCGGTTATTTACCAGGCCTACTTTGGCTGTTAATTGGTGCAGTAATTGGTGGAGCTGTCCACGATACGGTCGTTCTCTTTGCATCAATGCGCAGAGATGGAAAATCTTTATCAGAGGTTGCAAAGGAAGAACTCGGTCCTGTAGCAGGATTCTGTACAGGATTAGCGATGTTATTCATCATCACCATTACTATGGCTGGACTGTCAATGGTTGTGTTGGGTGCACTTGAAAGAAACCCATGGGGAACATTCGCAGTTGGAATCACCATTCCGATTGCAATGGGAGTTGGATTATATCATAAAAAGACCGGCAATTTAAAACTCGCTACAACTGTTGGTTTCATTTTAATCATGGCAGCAATCGTTTGGGGACCAAACATTCAAGGTACATGGTTAGGAGATTTGTTAACACTTGAAAAGAGTACGCTTGCTCTTATTTTACCTATCTATGCTTTTTTTGCAGCAGCATTACCAGTCTGGTTATTGCTCGCACCACGCGATTATTTAAGTACATTTATGAAGATTGGGGTATTCGCGGCCTTGATCGTTGGGGTATTCATTGTAAACCCAGAAGTTCAATTTCCTGCATTTACAGATTTTATTAATGGCGGCGGTCCTGTTGTTGCTGGTCCAGTTTGGCCATTTATCTCGATTACAATAGCTTGTGGAGCAATTTCAGGATTCCACGCATTCGTTGGTTCTGGTACAACACCGAAGATGGTCAGCCGCTGGAGCGACATTAAAGGTGTAGCTTTTGGAGCAATGCTTGTTGAATGTTTAGTGGCAATTATGGCTTTAATTGCTGCCATCTCTCTACAGCCAGGGGATTATTTTGCAATCAATTCATCACCAGAGAAATTCGCAACACTTGGAATGGAAACGGTTAACCTTAACGAACTGGAAGAAAAGGTGGGAATGGACCTTGAAGGAAGAACAGGTGGAGCCGTTACCCTCGCAGTAGGGATGACATACATCTTCACTGCAGTTCCATTTTTCGCAAAATTAGCATCTTATTTCTATCAATTTGTCATTCTATTTGAGGCTGTCTTTATCTTAACTGCGATTGATTCAGGAACGAGGGTTGCTCGTTACCTTATTCAAGATTTCCTTGGAGACTTTATTAAACCATTAAAACGTACAGATTCACTCGGAGCAAATATCTTTGCCAGTGCATTAGCCTGCTTCGTCTGGGGATATCTTCTTTTCTCAGGGGACATCAGCTCCGTCTGGGCACTATTTGGTGTATCAAACCAATTAATGGCTTCTATCGGACTGATTGTCGGAGCAACAGTAGTCCTAAAGATTGCCGAAAAGCGCTGGTACATGCTGACATGTCTAATCCCTCTAGCATATTTATTTGTAACCGTGATGGTTGCAGGTTACTGGATGGTAAAAAACGTCTATTTCAATGCCGATAATGCTGGTTTCAGTGTTTTAAACGGTATTCTATCCATTGTTATGCTGATCCTTGGTATAGTAATTATGGTTACTTCAATAAACAAATGGATTAAGTTTTGGAAAATTCCACAAAATGTATTAGTAAAACAATCGGAAAAAGAAGTAGCATAA
- a CDS encoding tRNA dihydrouridine synthase, with protein sequence MKENFWRDLPRPFFVLAPMEDVTDLVFRHVVSAAGRPDVFFTEFTNSDSYCHPEGMKSVRGRLTFTEDEQPIVAHIWGDNPEYFRQMSIGMAELGFKGIDINMGCPVPNVASRGKGSGLILRPDVAAELIQAAKAGGLPVSVKTRLGDKEVQEWEEWLTHILKQDIANLSIHLRTRKEMSQVPAHWELIPEIKKLRDTIAPNTLLTINGDIPDRQTGLQLAEKYDIDGVMIGRGIFKNPFAFEKEPKEHSSKEYLDLLRLQLDLQDQYAEVLPRSITGLHRFFKIYVKGFPGAAELRNQLMNTKSTGEVRALLDNFGTKNVDGTEE encoded by the coding sequence GAAAGAAAATTTTTGGCGTGATTTACCACGACCATTTTTTGTACTTGCACCTATGGAAGATGTGACAGATCTTGTTTTTCGCCATGTAGTAAGTGCAGCTGGTCGACCAGATGTATTTTTTACAGAGTTTACAAACTCGGATAGCTATTGTCATCCAGAGGGCATGAAAAGTGTGCGTGGCCGTTTGACTTTTACAGAAGATGAACAGCCAATTGTGGCACATATTTGGGGAGATAATCCCGAATATTTCCGTCAAATGAGTATTGGGATGGCAGAGCTAGGATTTAAAGGCATCGATATTAATATGGGCTGCCCTGTACCGAATGTGGCATCGCGAGGAAAAGGCAGCGGCCTTATTCTGCGACCAGACGTTGCGGCAGAACTTATTCAAGCAGCAAAAGCAGGCGGACTGCCTGTCAGTGTAAAAACACGACTTGGCGATAAAGAAGTTCAGGAGTGGGAGGAATGGCTAACGCATATTTTAAAACAGGATATTGCGAACCTTTCTATTCATTTACGTACAAGAAAGGAAATGAGCCAAGTACCTGCACATTGGGAGCTAATTCCAGAAATCAAAAAATTACGTGACACGATCGCACCAAATACGCTGCTAACAATCAATGGAGACATTCCTGACCGTCAAACTGGGCTGCAGCTTGCTGAAAAATATGATATTGATGGCGTTATGATTGGGCGAGGTATTTTTAAAAATCCTTTTGCATTTGAAAAAGAGCCAAAAGAGCATAGTAGTAAAGAATACCTTGACCTTTTAAGACTGCAGCTTGATCTTCAAGATCAATATGCGGAAGTACTGCCGCGTTCCATCACAGGGCTTCACCGCTTTTTCAAAATTTATGTCAAAGGATTCCCTGGAGCTGCAGAACTAAGGAATCAATTGATGAACACGAAATCAACTGGTGAAGTGCGTGCATTACTCGATAACTTTGGGACAAAGAATGTTGATGGGACAGAGGAATAG